In Pseudothermotoga sp., the genomic window GTTCTACGGAGGCGAGTGAAGTTTGGAAAAAATCCAGTTCAAAATGACTTTCACAGTTACAGGCATGACGTGTGCAACGTGTGCGAGGATCGTTGAACAGGCTTTGAAAAAAATCGAAGGTGTGAACTTCGCTTCCGTCAACCTAGCGACTTCAACAGGCTTCGTCCTCGCAGAAAGGATGATAGATTTTGAAAAGATCAAGAAAGCCATCGAAGAGGTTGGCTACGGTGTCGAGACCGGTCTACCTCAAGATATCGAGGTCAAACGGTACAGACAAGCTAAGAGAGATCTTCTAATCGCATGGTTGACCAGCTCGCCTTTGATATTCTTGATGATCTTTCACATGTTCATGGTACAACGAACCCATCCGCTCTGGTTGGAAGTCTCGCTCTCAGCCTTCGCAATTTTTTATGTTGCTAGAAAGACCTTCAAGGGAGCTTGGATAGCTCTGACGCACAGGCATTTCAACATGGACGTGCTCATCTCTCTGGGAGCTATCGGTTCTTGGATGAGTGGTGTGATCAAGTTGGCTGGACTGCCAGTTGTTTCCTTTGCTTCCATAGGGGCGATGATCGTCGCTTTCCACGTCACGGGAAGATTCATAGAATCGTACTTGCGTGACAAAGCGAGTAAGCAGTTGAAAAGCCTCGCTCAACTTCAAGCAAAAGAGGCTCGAGTGATCGATGGTTCAAACGAACTCTTCGTGCCGATAGAAGCTGTGAAAGAAGGTTTCATCGTACTAGTGAAACCTTCAGAGAGGATACCCGTTGACGGCACGATCGTTGAAGGAGAATCTTATTTAGATGAATCTCCAATAACTGGAGAATCTGTGCCCATTTTGAAGCGCGAAGGGGACACAGTCACGTCAGGTTCTCTGAACCTCACTTCAACGGTGAAGATCAAAGTGACGAAAGTTGGGGAGGACAGTTTTCTTTCCCAAATACTCAGGCTCGTTCAACAGGCACAAGGCTTCAAAACACCCATCCAGATCCTCGCAGATCGGATCACCAACTGGTTCGTGCCCACGGTCATCCTTCTGGCGATTTCTAGTTCCACGATCTGGTACTTCTATTATCAAAGATTTTCACCGTTTCTGGAGAAAATCAGGCGTTTCCTTCCTTGGATCGCGGAGACGAACGAGCCCCTGAGTTTCTCCATCTTCGTTTTCGTATCCACGATCGTCATAGCCTGTCCGTGTGCACTCGGATTGGCCACGCCCATGGCCCTGCTCGTGGGAACAACCCGCGCGATGAAGAAAGGCCTCCTCGTGAAGAACGCCGAAGCCATCCAGACGATGAAAGACGTCAGGTTCATCTTGATGGACAAAACAGGCACACTCACGTTGGGCGAACCGAAGGTGGTTGAACACAATCTGGATCGAAAGCTTTTGAACATCGTGGCGAGCATTGAAAAAAGATCGAACCATCCTTTCGCCAAAGCGATCTCAAAGCTCGCCCACGATGAAGTTGAGATCGAATCGTTCAAAGAGATAGCTGGTGAAGGTGTCGTCGCGACTATTGAAGAGAAAGAATACTTCATCGGCAGGCCTGTAGACTATTCACGTTACGAAGAGCTCCTCTCACAGGGTAGAACCGTCGTGGAAGTGAGGGTGAACGGGACCGTCGTGGGATTCCTCGCTTTAGAAGATACCGTCAGGGAGGATGCTGAAAGGGCCATACAGAAACTCAAATCTTTGAAGATGGAACCTGTGATGGTAACGGGTGACAAC contains:
- a CDS encoding cation-translocating P-type ATPase, with the translated sequence MTFTVTGMTCATCARIVEQALKKIEGVNFASVNLATSTGFVLAERMIDFEKIKKAIEEVGYGVETGLPQDIEVKRYRQAKRDLLIAWLTSSPLIFLMIFHMFMVQRTHPLWLEVSLSAFAIFYVARKTFKGAWIALTHRHFNMDVLISLGAIGSWMSGVIKLAGLPVVSFASIGAMIVAFHVTGRFIESYLRDKASKQLKSLAQLQAKEARVIDGSNELFVPIEAVKEGFIVLVKPSERIPVDGTIVEGESYLDESPITGESVPILKREGDTVTSGSLNLTSTVKIKVTKVGEDSFLSQILRLVQQAQGFKTPIQILADRITNWFVPTVILLAISSSTIWYFYYQRFSPFLEKIRRFLPWIAETNEPLSFSIFVFVSTIVIACPCALGLATPMALLVGTTRAMKKGLLVKNAEAIQTMKDVRFILMDKTGTLTLGEPKVVEHNLDRKLLNIVASIEKRSNHPFAKAISKLAHDEVEIESFKEIAGEGVVATIEEKEYFIGRPVDYSRYEELLSQGRTVVEVRVNGTVVGFLALEDTVREDAERAIQKLKSLKMEPVMVTGDNDRTARSVAKRLGIEKVHSGLKPQEKLELVRYHQSMGKKVAMIGDGMNDAAALKAADVGIAMGSGTDIAMESADIIIVRGGISKVVEAVEISNKTFKKIKQNLFWAFFYNVVAIPSAMMGLLHPLLAETAMILSSITVTINSLSLRREDA